The following coding sequences are from one Candidatus Nitrosopumilus sp. SW window:
- a CDS encoding 30S ribosomal protein S11 — protein sequence MSETEAKVEEVVEEAPVEETEAPVEEVESEAVEQKSQPQAKKEEGPEKWGIAHIYSSYNNTIIHMTDLTGAETVSISSGGIHVNADRYESSPFAAMKAANAVVESAHNKGFTGFHIRVRAVGGVGSRVPGPGAQAAIRALARGGFKIGRIDDVTPIPHDTTRKKGGKRGRRV from the coding sequence TTGTCAGAAACTGAAGCCAAAGTTGAGGAAGTAGTCGAAGAAGCACCAGTTGAAGAGACTGAGGCACCTGTCGAGGAAGTTGAATCCGAAGCAGTAGAACAAAAATCTCAACCACAGGCAAAGAAAGAGGAAGGCCCAGAAAAATGGGGTATTGCTCACATTTACAGTAGTTACAATAACACAATCATTCACATGACCGATCTAACTGGTGCTGAAACTGTTTCTATCAGTTCTGGTGGAATTCATGTCAATGCAGACAGATACGAATCATCACCATTTGCTGCAATGAAAGCTGCAAATGCAGTAGTAGAATCTGCACACAATAAAGGATTCACAGGATTTCATATCAGAGTTCGTGCAGTCGGAGGAGTTGGTTCTAGAGTTCCAGGTCCAGGTGCACAAGCTGCAATCAGAGCACTAGCAAGAGGCGGATTTAAGATTGGAAGAATTGATGATGTTACACCTATTCCTCATGACACCACTAGAAAGAAGGGTGGAAAGAGAGGAAGAAGAGTCTAG
- a CDS encoding plastocyanin/azurin family copper-binding protein, whose protein sequence is MNKKIIATSIIGIAIIVSLAVAFSTGVEPQPEPDSESNTTTYSMQGVLKSDVMTGGDVIMPTKVSRPGCEETDRCYIPSEIRIAVGESVTWVNEDSAFHSVTSGFYDEPIDLFDSGYLDPFESYTLTFDETGTFDYFCTLHPWMEGQVIVE, encoded by the coding sequence TTGAATAAAAAAATAATTGCAACTAGCATAATTGGAATCGCAATCATAGTGTCTCTAGCTGTTGCATTTTCAACTGGAGTAGAGCCACAACCAGAGCCTGATTCTGAATCTAATACAACAACTTATTCAATGCAAGGAGTTTTGAAATCTGACGTAATGACTGGCGGCGATGTCATAATGCCAACCAAAGTATCTCGACCTGGATGTGAGGAGACTGATAGATGCTACATCCCATCTGAAATCAGAATTGCTGTTGGCGAATCTGTAACCTGGGTAAATGAGGATTCAGCATTTCATAGTGTCACATCTGGATTCTATGATGAACCAATAGATCTTTTTGATAGCGGATATCTGGATCCTTTTGAATCATACACACTAACTTTTGATGAAACAGGAACTTTTGATTATTTTTGTACTTTACATCCTTGGATGGAAGGACAAGTTATTGTGGAGTAA
- a CDS encoding RtcB family protein, with protein MSSITPRKIVENQYQIDADSSLGMRVPVKIYANEALLEKMLTDRTIMQARNVSSIPGIVGHSVVLPDGHEGYGFPVGGVAAMDAEEGMISPGGVGYDINCGVRLLRSNLTEDLVRSKLKDIVTDLFSSIPSGVGSKGAVKLSHSELDEVLVNGVNWAIDHGYGSTNDSDVCEENGQIKNADPNKVSDKARKRGAPQLGSLGSGNHFLEIQKVAEIHDEQAAEKMGIKEGTITVLVHCGSRGFGHQVCSDYLRVAEQAMSKYNITLPDRELACVPNTSEEGESYRKAMFAALNFAWSNRQMITHWTRKSFERVFNQSESDLDMKLVYDVAHNIAKVEKHKVNGEERKLVVHRKGATRAFPANREEIPSKYRHLGQPVLVPGSMGTASWILLGQPNSMDLSFGSTAHGAGRTMSRSKARKNYTENDVKKSLNDKGIFIKALTRDGVVEETPQAYKDVDSVVNVSHNLGIATKVAKLVPIGVIKG; from the coding sequence ATGTCTTCTATAACTCCAAGAAAAATTGTAGAGAATCAATACCAAATTGATGCAGATTCTAGTTTGGGAATGAGGGTTCCAGTCAAAATTTACGCCAATGAAGCATTACTGGAAAAAATGCTTACTGATAGGACTATCATGCAAGCAAGAAACGTCTCCTCTATTCCTGGAATTGTAGGACACAGTGTTGTTTTGCCTGACGGACATGAAGGATATGGTTTTCCTGTAGGTGGTGTTGCTGCCATGGATGCTGAAGAAGGAATGATCAGTCCAGGTGGTGTTGGTTATGACATTAATTGTGGAGTGAGACTGTTGCGCTCAAATCTAACTGAAGACTTGGTTCGCTCTAAGCTAAAAGATATTGTAACTGATCTTTTCAGTTCAATTCCTTCTGGTGTGGGCTCTAAGGGTGCAGTAAAACTAAGTCACTCTGAACTTGATGAAGTGTTAGTTAACGGAGTAAACTGGGCAATTGATCATGGATATGGTTCAACAAATGATTCAGATGTCTGTGAAGAAAACGGACAGATAAAAAATGCAGACCCTAACAAAGTTTCAGATAAAGCAAGAAAGAGAGGTGCACCTCAGCTTGGTAGTTTAGGTTCTGGAAATCATTTTCTTGAAATTCAAAAAGTTGCAGAGATTCATGATGAGCAAGCAGCTGAGAAGATGGGAATTAAAGAAGGAACAATTACTGTTTTAGTTCATTGTGGTTCAAGAGGATTTGGCCATCAAGTTTGTAGTGATTACTTGAGAGTTGCAGAACAAGCAATGAGCAAATACAACATTACATTACCTGATAGAGAACTTGCATGTGTTCCAAATACTTCTGAGGAAGGAGAGTCTTACAGAAAAGCAATGTTTGCAGCTCTTAACTTTGCTTGGAGTAACAGACAGATGATTACTCATTGGACTAGAAAATCTTTTGAACGCGTCTTTAATCAGTCAGAATCTGATCTTGATATGAAACTAGTTTATGATGTTGCACATAATATTGCCAAAGTAGAAAAACACAAAGTAAATGGCGAGGAGAGAAAACTTGTTGTTCACAGAAAAGGTGCAACTAGGGCATTTCCTGCAAACAGGGAAGAAATCCCTTCAAAGTATCGTCATCTAGGCCAACCTGTCTTGGTTCCTGGCTCTATGGGTACTGCAAGCTGGATTCTACTTGGACAGCCAAATTCTATGGATCTAAGCTTTGGTTCAACTGCCCATGGCGCAGGAAGAACAATGTCTCGCTCCAAGGCCAGAAAAAACTATACTGAAAATGATGTTAAAAAATCCCTAAATGACAAGGGAATTTTTATCAAAGCACTGACCAGAGATGGAGTTGTGGAGGAGACACCTCAGGCCTACAAAGACGTTGATTCTGTAGTTAATGTTTCTCATAATCTAGGAATTGCCACCAAAGTGGCAAAATTAGTGCCTATAGGTGTGATAAAGGGTTGA
- a CDS encoding transcription initiation factor IIB family protein encodes MNQMLEYCFENKHTSPITDVVTGEICCSDCGAVIIEKTIDRSNGLMTPTKEDYMNKTQNGPPTKISTSNMSQSTTISRKNHDSTGNRLHNDTRRHFSRLRIWDSRSKIDRNERNLVKAFTILDAYASQLGIPENAKEHAAYIYRKAVENNLIMGSSIPSMVAGSVYVACKQLGIPRSADDTTRICNISKRKLSKAYKRLVKNLELKIDPSETDYISQVANSLSVSEKTKRLAIKIIDDVKKEKVHVGKKPLGITAAAVYLSAINYSEHVSMAKISKVTNISTVTIRKITKLIKPFAAKYIESIDVGVMK; translated from the coding sequence ATGAATCAGATGTTAGAATATTGTTTTGAAAATAAACACACATCACCCATAACTGATGTTGTTACAGGCGAAATTTGTTGTAGTGATTGCGGTGCAGTGATTATAGAAAAAACAATTGATCGTTCAAATGGTTTGATGACTCCTACCAAGGAAGATTATATGAACAAAACACAAAACGGCCCTCCAACAAAAATATCAACTTCAAATATGTCTCAATCAACAACGATCTCAAGAAAAAATCATGATTCTACGGGAAATAGGCTACATAATGACACTAGGAGACATTTTTCAAGATTAAGAATATGGGATTCACGCAGCAAAATTGACAGAAATGAAAGGAATCTTGTAAAGGCATTCACAATTTTAGATGCATATGCTAGTCAGCTGGGTATTCCAGAAAATGCAAAAGAACATGCTGCATATATCTATAGAAAGGCAGTAGAAAATAACCTCATTATGGGAAGTTCGATTCCCTCAATGGTGGCAGGATCTGTTTATGTTGCCTGCAAGCAGCTTGGAATTCCAAGAAGTGCAGATGATACGACCAGAATTTGTAATATCAGTAAAAGAAAATTATCAAAAGCGTATAAACGTCTTGTAAAAAACCTAGAACTAAAAATTGATCCTTCAGAAACAGACTACATATCACAAGTTGCAAATTCATTATCAGTTAGTGAAAAAACAAAAAGACTTGCAATCAAAATAATTGATGATGTCAAAAAGGAAAAAGTTCATGTGGGAAAGAAACCGCTTGGAATTACTGCAGCCGCAGTATATCTTTCTGCAATTAATTATAGTGAACATGTATCAATGGCAAAAATTTCAAAGGTGACCAATATCAGTACAGTAACAATTAGAAAAATTACTAAACTGATAAAGCCGTTTGCTGCAAAATATATTGAGAGCATAGATGTAGGGGTGATGAAATAA
- a CDS encoding AIPR family protein, translating to MSQNGNGLLEYIPGSHTLLVQKNSSPPLEGFEENIRESIHEYAENSKSDVEKGNNFLQWILTRVFEATEDDAADAIVDGANDLGIDAYLPVDFSDNTVRLFQSKYGTSHSLEAIAKFKEDAKRLLTKDVTKMRPELAQLVTKIKEKNLKVKCCYVTDQKVDYHDDLVEVIDEEKIIQRLWDRIKKPAAGKKSSIRLEKMLRHENTILGILKLRELTEFVSRNRDYVFESNIRQWMQFKTTVNKGLRETLQSNPNKFFFYNNGITIVVSDFSELGENMIELHAPQIVNGAQTSNSILDHSKRTKNMDGSMTVTIIKADDEQEQNNITKYRNSQNSVRGKDLVSLMDFHKSIKSQLKNCGYFYEIQAGSFDTKSKSKQCEYAGDSTYNNYLPDNHKKVIVAKDAIQSLVAGIEQRPTEAYSSPAQFLPRGSKYDDIFNDNLKDDYRILLYPYLVKEYAKKSLKYGKKGGHKTKRYATLFYVAVYFRILHKKILESKGDFKGDIRKIEPIFRSFKLNSRILKLADVIVTKFLEDTVVDDEIEMANTKHNFFSQHVWNDTMLRVIDKKIRQEEDEILALKKLTNSLL from the coding sequence ATGTCACAAAATGGAAACGGGTTACTAGAATACATACCTGGATCACATACACTATTAGTTCAAAAAAATTCCAGTCCACCTCTAGAAGGATTTGAAGAAAATATCAGAGAAAGCATACACGAGTATGCTGAGAACTCTAAAAGCGACGTTGAGAAAGGAAACAATTTTCTTCAATGGATATTAACACGAGTCTTTGAGGCCACAGAAGACGATGCAGCAGATGCAATTGTAGATGGTGCAAACGATCTAGGCATTGATGCATACTTGCCAGTAGACTTTTCAGATAATACAGTTAGATTATTTCAATCAAAATATGGTACATCACATTCACTTGAAGCAATTGCAAAATTCAAAGAAGATGCAAAAAGACTGCTTACAAAAGACGTCACAAAGATGAGACCAGAGCTGGCTCAACTTGTCACAAAGATAAAGGAAAAGAATCTCAAAGTAAAATGCTGCTATGTAACTGACCAAAAAGTAGACTATCATGATGATCTAGTAGAAGTAATTGATGAGGAAAAAATCATTCAAAGATTATGGGACAGGATAAAGAAACCAGCAGCAGGAAAAAAATCATCAATAAGACTAGAAAAGATGCTTAGACATGAGAACACCATACTAGGAATTCTTAAACTGCGTGAACTAACAGAATTTGTAAGCAGGAACAGAGACTATGTGTTTGAATCAAACATCAGACAGTGGATGCAGTTCAAGACTACAGTTAACAAGGGATTACGAGAGACATTGCAAAGTAATCCAAACAAATTCTTCTTTTACAATAACGGAATAACAATTGTGGTAAGTGATTTTTCAGAACTAGGGGAGAACATGATTGAGCTTCATGCACCACAAATAGTAAACGGTGCTCAAACATCAAATTCCATACTTGATCATTCAAAGAGAACAAAAAACATGGACGGCTCCATGACAGTTACAATAATCAAAGCAGATGATGAGCAAGAACAAAACAACATTACAAAATATAGAAACTCACAAAACTCTGTCAGAGGAAAAGATCTAGTCTCTTTGATGGATTTTCACAAATCAATCAAATCACAATTAAAAAACTGCGGTTACTTTTATGAAATTCAAGCAGGTTCTTTTGATACAAAATCAAAATCAAAACAATGCGAGTATGCAGGAGATTCTACATACAACAATTATCTTCCAGACAATCACAAAAAAGTAATTGTTGCAAAAGATGCAATTCAATCTCTAGTTGCAGGAATTGAACAAAGACCAACTGAAGCATACAGTTCACCAGCTCAGTTTCTTCCAAGAGGCAGCAAGTATGACGATATCTTCAATGACAATCTAAAAGACGATTACAGAATCTTGTTGTATCCATATCTGGTAAAAGAATATGCAAAAAAGTCACTAAAGTATGGAAAGAAGGGAGGTCACAAGACAAAAAGATATGCGACATTGTTCTATGTTGCAGTATACTTTAGAATTTTACACAAGAAAATTTTGGAATCAAAGGGAGATTTCAAGGGAGACATTAGGAAAATCGAGCCAATTTTCCGCAGTTTCAAACTAAATTCTAGAATTTTGAAACTTGCAGATGTAATTGTGACAAAATTTCTCGAAGACACAGTGGTTGATGACGAGATAGAGATGGCAAACACAAAGCACAATTTCTTTTCTCAACACGTCTGGAATGACACAATGCTCAGAGTAATTGATAAAAAAATCAGGCAAGAAGAAGACGAAATCTTGGCACTAAAGAAACTAACAAACAGTTTATTGTAA
- a CDS encoding DNA-binding protein, with protein MSEEDSELERLKAKRLAEMQKNLVSRQDSTPKQTEQKPPENPRDILVKVLGFRGLEVLQNAESQFPNETKIIIEKLSELIKSGEINETIDGGKLLTLFRSVGLNIRMETKINIEQDGKFVSLTDKLSKQSSKDEES; from the coding sequence TTGAGCGAAGAAGATTCAGAACTAGAGAGACTAAAAGCAAAACGACTAGCAGAGATGCAAAAAAATCTTGTATCAAGACAAGATTCTACTCCAAAACAAACTGAACAAAAACCTCCTGAAAATCCAAGGGACATACTAGTCAAAGTTTTGGGATTTAGGGGACTAGAGGTTTTACAAAATGCAGAATCACAATTTCCAAACGAAACAAAAATCATTATAGAAAAGTTATCTGAATTGATAAAGTCCGGTGAGATTAACGAAACAATTGACGGCGGAAAATTACTGACACTGTTTAGATCAGTTGGACTAAACATCAGGATGGAGACAAAAATCAACATCGAACAAGACGGCAAGTTTGTTTCACTAACTGATAAACTCAGCAAGCAATCTTCAAAGGATGAAGAATCATGA
- the purB gene encoding adenylosuccinate lyase, with protein sequence MAILPIDSGRYGTKEMMEIFSEQKKINYQLEIEGAAAISQSEIGMISKSIGKEIHRAATSGKITAKRIKQLEAKSDHDTAALVESLSEKCSKNARPWIHYGLTSNDLVDTSNSMQMRDALQIIEPKVAKMASILAKKALKHSKIPAVGRTHGQHASIISFGLKFANWAAEMAKHVERIEEIKKRILICKTLGVVGTGSLMGAKSLEVQRRAAKRLKLYPAEVTTQVVPRERYAEYVFELALIGATLEKIAIEIRNLQRTEIGEVAEQFKKGQMGSSAVPVKRNPIKSERVSSLSKLVRSQVAISFENIPLWHERDLSNSANERFVIPTVSILVDEMLETMTRIVSNLLVNEKRIVDNLYITKGQIFAEFVLEALIKKGVPRFVAYRDVQRVAFLANDKGMFYKDAIKNDKAFTSKLTEKEIDAIFSPEKHLGASPAIISNVNKSVHKTVKKFI encoded by the coding sequence TTGGCAATTCTACCTATTGATAGTGGTCGTTATGGCACTAAAGAAATGATGGAAATTTTTAGTGAGCAGAAAAAAATCAACTATCAGTTGGAGATTGAAGGTGCAGCTGCAATTTCTCAAAGTGAAATCGGAATGATTTCAAAAAGTATTGGTAAGGAAATTCACAGAGCAGCAACTTCTGGAAAAATTACTGCAAAGAGAATCAAACAGCTAGAGGCAAAAAGTGATCACGACACTGCAGCACTAGTTGAATCACTTAGTGAGAAATGTAGCAAGAATGCAAGACCATGGATTCACTATGGATTGACAAGCAATGATTTGGTTGATACAAGCAACTCTATGCAGATGCGCGATGCATTGCAAATCATTGAACCAAAGGTTGCAAAGATGGCATCAATCTTGGCCAAAAAAGCTCTAAAGCATTCTAAGATTCCAGCAGTAGGCAGAACACACGGACAACATGCCAGCATCATTTCATTTGGATTAAAATTTGCAAATTGGGCAGCCGAGATGGCAAAGCATGTTGAGAGAATTGAAGAGATTAAGAAGAGAATTTTGATTTGTAAAACATTAGGTGTTGTTGGAACAGGTTCACTGATGGGTGCAAAGTCACTTGAAGTTCAAAGAAGAGCTGCAAAGAGATTGAAACTGTACCCAGCTGAAGTTACAACACAAGTTGTTCCAAGAGAAAGATATGCCGAATACGTCTTTGAATTAGCTTTGATTGGTGCAACATTGGAAAAGATTGCAATAGAGATTAGAAATCTGCAGAGAACAGAAATTGGAGAGGTTGCAGAGCAGTTCAAGAAAGGACAGATGGGAAGCAGTGCAGTTCCTGTAAAGAGAAACCCAATCAAGAGTGAGCGTGTATCATCATTATCTAAACTAGTTCGAAGTCAAGTTGCAATATCATTTGAGAACATCCCATTATGGCATGAGCGTGATTTATCAAACTCTGCTAATGAGAGATTTGTAATTCCTACAGTATCCATTCTAGTTGATGAGATGCTTGAGACAATGACTAGAATTGTTTCAAATCTATTGGTAAATGAAAAGAGAATTGTTGATAATCTATACATCACAAAGGGACAAATCTTTGCTGAATTTGTGCTAGAGGCACTAATCAAGAAAGGAGTTCCTAGATTTGTTGCATACAGAGACGTGCAACGAGTTGCATTTTTGGCAAATGACAAGGGAATGTTCTACAAAGATGCAATCAAAAATGATAAAGCATTCACATCAAAGTTAACTGAAAAAGAGATTGATGCAATATTCTCACCTGAAAAACATCTTGGTGCATCACCTGCAATTATCAGCAATGTCAACAAGTCAGTTCACAAGACAGTAAAGAAATTCATTTAG
- a CDS encoding phosphomannomutase yields MKKTISGIRGIFGEDLNLKDVLEFCNNFSSLVKSEKCVIGKDTRPSGSMIKDTASAALMKNGIDVFNLETVPTPVVFREARKYGAGIVVSSSHNPIEWNGMKFIIEGRGINEKELPQIIQKQEIKSQKIGSEQDILSSYIEDARKIIGDLENQPEVVVDIGGGAAKGFAPELLELIGCNVQVLNENLQGCTRGPDPTSDNLDDLVLASSKKEIGFAFDLDGDRLVVVRNGKKQTPDVTLGLGVAKSLELGYKKFVLSIDTSVSVEKFIKENGGTVERTKVGEANVIEQMIKDNAQAGGEGSSGGFILPEFNYCREGILTSGLISSMLGTAKFNEVLNFMESYFQIRDKTAIDAQFHDKVIDKVHSTFASDYSEVNTLDGVKGIIDENSWVLIRKSNTEDIIRVSAESNDEEKCKKIVKDTIELVNQNYEQVR; encoded by the coding sequence TTGAAAAAAACAATTTCAGGAATTAGAGGAATATTTGGAGAAGACCTCAATCTAAAAGACGTACTAGAATTTTGTAACAACTTTTCATCACTGGTAAAGTCTGAGAAATGTGTTATTGGAAAAGACACCAGACCATCAGGTTCCATGATAAAAGATACTGCCAGTGCAGCATTGATGAAAAACGGAATTGATGTTTTTAATTTAGAGACTGTTCCTACTCCAGTAGTTTTTAGAGAAGCAAGAAAGTATGGTGCAGGAATTGTTGTTTCATCTTCTCACAATCCAATAGAGTGGAATGGAATGAAATTCATCATTGAGGGAAGAGGAATAAATGAAAAGGAACTTCCGCAGATAATCCAAAAACAAGAGATCAAAAGCCAGAAAATTGGCAGCGAACAAGACATTTTATCATCATACATTGAAGATGCAAGAAAGATCATAGGAGATTTGGAGAACCAGCCTGAGGTTGTAGTAGATATTGGAGGCGGGGCTGCAAAAGGATTTGCGCCTGAATTGTTAGAATTAATCGGTTGTAATGTCCAGGTGTTAAATGAGAACCTGCAAGGGTGCACCAGAGGTCCAGATCCTACTTCAGATAATTTGGATGACCTTGTTTTGGCATCATCAAAAAAAGAGATCGGGTTTGCATTTGATTTGGATGGCGATAGATTGGTTGTAGTTAGAAACGGAAAGAAGCAGACACCTGATGTAACATTGGGATTGGGAGTTGCAAAGTCTTTGGAGTTAGGATACAAGAAGTTCGTGTTAAGTATCGACACAAGTGTTTCAGTTGAAAAGTTCATCAAAGAAAACGGCGGAACAGTTGAGCGAACCAAAGTTGGAGAAGCAAATGTAATTGAACAGATGATAAAAGACAATGCACAAGCTGGTGGAGAAGGAAGTAGTGGCGGTTTTATTTTACCGGAGTTTAATTATTGCAGAGAAGGAATTCTAACAAGCGGTTTGATTTCATCAATGCTTGGAACTGCAAAGTTTAACGAAGTTTTGAATTTTATGGAAAGTTATTTCCAAATTAGAGACAAGACTGCAATTGATGCACAGTTCCATGACAAAGTAATAGACAAAGTACATTCAACGTTTGCAAGTGATTATTCTGAAGTCAATACACTAGACGGAGTCAAAGGAATCATTGATGAGAACAGTTGGGTATTGATAAGAAAATCAAACACTGAAGACATCATCAGAGTATCAGCTGAATCAAATGATGAGGAGAAATGCAAGAAGATTGTTAAAGACACAATAGAGTTGGTGAATCAAAATTATGAGCAAGTTAGATGA
- the thiL gene encoding thiamine-phosphate kinase yields the protein MSKLDESEIIKIFQKKLGNKNFVSEDVEIFKLNKSNIIAKTDTLVESTDIPPKMKLSDAARKSVVACVSDFAAKGIKPEYGIISVNFPSSISRSKIEDAAAGFRKACKEFGISILGGDTNAGREVVFNVCLFGSSKRIVPRGGSKNNDLIFATGPFGYTAAGLGILLDKKKGSRDFVKKSIQSVLNPKPRVNFGLKNKKYFTATMDSSDGLSTTLNEMAKQSKKKFVITSSPHKKDLETHAKSQKLNLDGLVFHGGEEYEFVFTVNPKHKQAILKNAKLLKTPIIEIGHVTTGKGVVLQRNNKEIVLKDSGWKHFR from the coding sequence ATGAGCAAGTTAGATGAATCAGAAATCATCAAAATTTTTCAAAAGAAGCTTGGAAACAAGAATTTTGTATCTGAAGACGTAGAGATTTTCAAGTTAAACAAATCAAACATCATAGCAAAAACAGACACACTAGTAGAAAGTACAGATATTCCCCCCAAGATGAAATTATCAGATGCTGCAAGAAAAAGTGTAGTAGCATGTGTCAGCGACTTTGCTGCAAAGGGAATCAAGCCGGAATATGGGATAATTTCAGTAAACTTTCCTTCAAGTATCTCACGCTCAAAAATAGAAGATGCTGCTGCAGGATTCAGAAAAGCCTGCAAAGAGTTTGGAATTTCCATTCTAGGAGGCGATACAAACGCAGGAAGAGAAGTTGTGTTTAATGTGTGCCTGTTTGGAAGTTCTAAGAGAATAGTACCCAGAGGCGGTTCAAAGAATAATGATTTGATTTTTGCAACAGGACCATTTGGTTATACTGCAGCAGGTCTAGGCATATTGCTAGACAAGAAGAAAGGAAGTAGAGATTTTGTTAAAAAATCCATCCAGTCAGTGTTGAATCCAAAGCCCAGAGTAAATTTTGGATTGAAAAATAAAAAATACTTTACAGCAACAATGGATTCTAGTGACGGTCTATCCACCACACTAAACGAGATGGCAAAGCAGTCAAAAAAGAAATTTGTCATCACCAGTTCACCACACAAAAAGGATTTGGAAACTCATGCAAAGTCACAAAAATTGAATTTAGATGGTTTGGTTTTTCATGGAGGAGAAGAATACGAGTTTGTTTTTACTGTTAATCCAAAACACAAGCAAGCCATTTTAAAAAATGCAAAACTTCTCAAGACACCAATCATTGAGATTGGTCACGTAACTACTGGTAAGGGAGTGGTGCTACAGAGAAACAACAAAGAGATTGTTCTAAAAGACTCTGGTTGGAAACACTTTAGATAA
- a CDS encoding winged helix-turn-helix domain-containing protein — protein sequence MQIVADLLTVTEQSGQEGIKTTSLLTKANLSHSRLSKFLDNLTGAGLINKIEFDGKNTFVITPKGRQYLESYANFSSIAESFGLEL from the coding sequence ATGCAAATTGTAGCTGATTTGTTGACTGTTACTGAACAGTCTGGACAGGAAGGCATCAAGACAACATCACTTCTAACAAAGGCAAATTTATCACATTCTAGACTATCCAAATTCTTAGATAACTTGACTGGCGCAGGCCTAATCAACAAAATTGAATTTGATGGAAAGAACACCTTTGTAATTACACCAAAAGGAAGACAATATTTGGAATCTTATGCAAACTTTTCAAGTATTGCTGAATCATTTGGTTTAGAACTCTAA